The Rhinoraja longicauda isolate Sanriku21f chromosome 25, sRhiLon1.1, whole genome shotgun sequence genome has a window encoding:
- the LOC144605731 gene encoding testis-specific serine/threonine-protein kinase 1-like produces the protein MDDGVVLKKRGYTLGVNLGEGSYAKVKSAYSERLKANVAVKIIDRKKAPADFLEKFLPRELEILAMLNHRYIVKTFEIFETSDGKVYIIMELGVQGDLLEFIKTRGALPEEVSRKMFRQLALAVKHCHELEVVHRDLKCENLLLDKDFNVKLSDFGFAKRCSTDDQGRPLLSKTFCGSAAYAAPEVLQGIPYQPKVYDIWSLGVILFIMVCGSMPYDDSNIKRMLRIQKEHRVDFPRSKVVPTDCKELIYRMLHPDTSKRLTIDEVLEHPWLFSAKSKEGSKKADTVSEKHRKKDDKHDGKSDQKRDQKYQWEVEAAAAHEYVDMKHEAKHEWMNMKRDRADGKQEVQEDQAQPENKDPQAERTEESMYKPKGGLKPEKEGSKQPLQQDKSKTEPEMSEKLLEPRMEKKASRRRSRSLKMNSDERPDDSEVYPDQENFLDAQSKAELKVSSKRSKSAEKKGKHSSKSRG, from the coding sequence ATGGATGATGGGGTGGTCTTGAAGAAGCGGGGCTACACACTGGGCGTCAACCTGGGAGAGGGCTCGTACGCCAAGGTCAAGTCCGCCTACTCGGAGCGCCTCAAGGCCAACGTGGCCGTCAAGATCATCGACAGGAAGAAGGCGCCCGCAGACTTTCTGGAGAAGTTCCTGCCGCGGGAGCTGGAGATCCTGGCCATGCTCAACCACCGCTACATCGTCAAGACCTTCGAGATCTTCGAGACCTCCGACGGCAAGGTGTACATCATCATGGAGCTGGGCGTGCAGGGCGACCTGCTGGAGTTCATCAAGACCAGGGgagcactgccagaggaggtgtccCGCAAGATGTTCCGCCAGCTCGCACTGGCCGTCAAGCACTGCCACGAACTGGAAGTGGTCCACCGGGACCTCAAGTGCGAGAACCTCCTCCTGGACAAGGACTTCAACGTCAAGCTCTCCGACTTCGGCTTCGCCAAGAGGTGCAGCACGGACGACCAGGGGAGGCCGTTGCTCAGCAAGACCTTCTGCGGGTCAGCCGCGTACGCGGCCCCGGAGGTGCTGCAGGGGATCCCTTACCAGCCCAAGGTCTACGACATCTGGAGCCTCGGGGTCATCCTCTTCATCATGGTGTGCGGCTCCATGCCGTACGACGACTCCAACATCAAGAGGATGCTGAGGATACAGAAGGAGCACAGGGTGGACTTCCCCAGGTCCAAGGTGGTCCCCACAGATTGCAAGGAGCTGATCTACCGCATGCTCCACCCGGACACCAGCAAGCGCCTCACCATCGACGAGGTCCTGGAGCACCCCTGGCTCTTCTCCGCCAAATCCAAGGAGGGCTCCAAGAAAGCCGACACGGTCTCGGAGAAGCACCGCAAGAAGGACGACAAGCACGACGGCAAGAGCGACCAGAAGCGAGACCAGAAGTACCAGTGGGAGGTGGAGGCCGCCGCCGCCCACGAGTACGTGGACATGAAACACGAGGCCAAGCACGAGTGGATGAACATGAAGCGGGACAGGGCGGATGGCAAGCAGGAGGTCCAGGAGGACCAGGCACAGCCCGAGAACAAGGACCCGCAAGCGGAGAGGACCGAAGAATCGATGTACAAGCCCAAGGGAGGGTTGAAACCCGAAAAGGAGGGGAGCAAGCAGCCGTTACAGCAGGACAAGTCCAAGACGGAACCCGAAATGAGTGAGAAATTACTGGAACCGAGAATGGAGAAGAAAGCCAGCCGGAGGAGGTCGAGAAGCCTAAAAATGAACAGCGACGAGCGGCCGGACGACAGCGAGGTCTACCCCGACCAGGAGAACTTCTTGGACGCGCAGAGCAAAGCGGAGCTGAAAGTCAGTTCCAAAAGGTCAAAGTCTGCTGAGAAGAAGGGCAAACATTCCAGCAAATCCCGTGGCTAG